In Fibrobacter sp. UWB10, a single window of DNA contains:
- a CDS encoding spore germination protein GerW family protein — protein sequence MAIEKLAETLLEKLRFITKAETVIGNPIQAGESTVVPVSRVSVGFGFGGHQSKGDTSASGGGASVEPVAFLVIKGDDVRVMPISKDSSLVSKVMDIVPDVVNKFKKNED from the coding sequence ATGGCTATTGAAAAACTTGCAGAAACTCTTTTGGAAAAGCTCCGTTTCATCACTAAGGCGGAAACGGTTATCGGTAACCCCATTCAGGCCGGTGAATCTACCGTTGTGCCCGTGAGCCGCGTGTCGGTGGGCTTCGGTTTTGGTGGTCACCAGTCCAAGGGTGATACTTCTGCCTCTGGCGGTGGCGCCTCGGTGGAACCGGTCGCCTTCCTCGTCATCAAGGGTGACGATGTGCGCGTGATGCCCATTAGCAAGGACAGTTCGCTTGTCTCCAAGGTCATGGACATCGTGCCCGACGTGGTGAACAAGTTCAAGAAAAACGAAGATTAA
- the serC gene encoding 3-phosphoserine/phosphohydroxythreonine transaminase, protein MANKVYNFSAGPSVLPEQALKEASAACIDFENSGISILSMSHRSKPIENMFAQTEQYLRELMGIPEDYDIVFLGGGCSLLFCMLPMNFLDQDATADYALTGVWANKAYKEAKQFGNALAACDTKSETYSRIDKNLKLSDNASYLHVTANNTIYGTEWHNFPKPKSGFLMADVSSDFLARKINVSDFGVVYGGAQKNISCAGVTVTIIKKGLLGKVNRTIPTMLNFQTHIDAANMFNTPPVFAVYVMNRTLKWLKEFGGVDAIEKVNRSKAALLYSALDNSKVFVGTAAKEDRSIMNVPFVFNKDVVAADKADDLAKEFLEFAKARGLQQLKGHRSVGGFRASIYNAMPVEGVQALVDCLGDFEKKVLG, encoded by the coding sequence ATGGCAAATAAAGTCTATAACTTTAGCGCAGGACCGTCTGTCCTGCCCGAACAGGCACTCAAGGAAGCATCTGCTGCATGCATCGACTTCGAAAACAGCGGCATCAGCATTCTCTCCATGAGTCACCGTTCAAAGCCGATTGAAAACATGTTCGCCCAGACGGAACAGTACCTCCGTGAATTGATGGGCATCCCTGAAGACTATGACATCGTTTTCCTCGGTGGTGGTTGCTCCCTTTTGTTCTGCATGCTCCCGATGAACTTCCTCGACCAGGACGCTACGGCCGACTACGCTCTGACCGGTGTCTGGGCAAACAAGGCTTACAAGGAAGCTAAGCAGTTCGGTAACGCTCTCGCCGCTTGCGACACCAAGTCTGAAACTTACAGCCGCATCGACAAGAACCTGAAGCTCTCCGACAACGCCAGCTACCTCCACGTGACTGCCAACAACACCATCTACGGTACCGAATGGCACAACTTCCCGAAGCCGAAGTCTGGCTTCCTCATGGCTGACGTGAGCTCCGACTTCCTCGCTCGTAAGATCAACGTGTCTGACTTCGGCGTTGTGTACGGTGGCGCTCAGAAGAACATCAGCTGCGCTGGCGTGACTGTTACCATCATCAAGAAGGGCCTCCTCGGCAAGGTGAACCGCACCATCCCGACCATGCTCAACTTCCAGACTCACATTGACGCTGCCAACATGTTCAACACTCCTCCGGTATTCGCCGTGTACGTGATGAACCGCACCCTCAAGTGGCTCAAGGAATTCGGTGGCGTGGACGCTATCGAAAAGGTGAACCGCTCCAAGGCCGCTCTCCTTTACAGCGCCCTCGACAACTCCAAGGTGTTCGTCGGTACTGCTGCTAAGGAAGACCGCTCCATCATGAACGTTCCGTTCGTGTTCAACAAGGACGTGGTTGCCGCTGACAAGGCTGACGATCTCGCTAAGGAATTCCTCGAATTCGCAAAGGCTCGCGGTCTGCAGCAGCTCAAGGGTCACCGCTCTGTGGGTGGCTTCCGCGCATCCATTTACAACGCAATGCCGGTCGAAGGCGTGCAGGCTCTCGTTGACTGCCTCGGCGACTTCGAAAAGAAGGTTCTCGGTTAA